One stretch of Candidatus Saccharibacteria bacterium oral taxon 488 DNA includes these proteins:
- the rplD gene encoding 50S ribosomal protein L4: MAESTKLPKDIFAVDVPNHELLKLAYDGYLANARLASATTKQRGEVSGGGKKPWKQKGTGRARFGSTRNPIWRGGGVVFGPRGNENYTKKLSKTAKKVAIRQALTVAHEAKKISVLPYEEKVTGKTRDAVAFLKQFKLDRKVLLVTSEKTPELMRATNNLQEVLVIRANYLSVYHILNADHIVISPQALDIITAWLGKEEA; this comes from the coding sequence ATGGCTGAATCAACCAAACTTCCTAAAGACATTTTCGCTGTTGACGTGCCAAATCACGAATTGTTGAAATTGGCATATGACGGCTATCTAGCCAACGCTCGTTTGGCGAGCGCAACCACCAAGCAGCGCGGTGAAGTTTCCGGTGGTGGTAAAAAACCATGGAAGCAAAAGGGAACTGGTCGGGCACGTTTCGGCTCAACCCGTAACCCAATCTGGCGCGGTGGTGGTGTGGTCTTTGGCCCACGCGGCAACGAAAACTACACTAAAAAATTGTCTAAAACCGCCAAGAAAGTGGCAATTCGCCAAGCCTTGACGGTAGCACATGAGGCGAAGAAGATTAGCGTATTGCCGTATGAAGAAAAGGTTACTGGCAAGACTCGCGATGCTGTCGCCTTTTTGAAGCAGTTCAAGCTTGATAGAAAAGTACTGCTTGTCACGAGTGAAAAGACGCCAGAGTTGATGCGCGCAACTAACAACTTGCAAGAGGTATTGGTGATCCGTGCCAATTACCTTAGCGTGTATCATATCCTGAACGCTGATCATATTGTTATCTCACCACAAGCCCTCGACATCAT
- a CDS encoding 50S ribosomal protein L3, with translation MKTLLGTKLGMTQLLAEDGKAIPVTLIQAGPVTVTQVKTVETDGYNAVQVAYGEGKNLSKAVAGHVKPAQVTPKHIREFRVDEIPEGLKVGDEINVSAFEVGDSVDATGTSKGKGFAGTIKRHNFKRHRKTHGGKGNTRKPGSIGSMYPQKVFKGKTMAGHMGHERVTVKNLEVAYVDPETNLIGVKGAVPGPRKGLIILGGNK, from the coding sequence GTGAAAACACTTCTCGGTACCAAACTTGGTATGACCCAGCTCTTGGCTGAAGACGGCAAAGCCATTCCGGTGACGCTGATCCAAGCCGGCCCTGTCACCGTGACTCAGGTGAAAACTGTCGAAACCGACGGTTACAATGCGGTACAGGTCGCTTATGGAGAGGGTAAGAACCTGAGCAAGGCCGTGGCTGGACACGTCAAGCCAGCCCAAGTGACCCCGAAGCACATTCGGGAATTCCGCGTCGACGAGATCCCTGAAGGTCTCAAAGTTGGCGACGAAATCAACGTTTCCGCGTTCGAAGTCGGCGATTCTGTCGATGCGACCGGAACCAGCAAAGGTAAAGGTTTCGCTGGAACCATTAAACGCCACAACTTTAAGCGTCACCGCAAGACGCACGGTGGTAAAGGTAATACTCGTAAGCCAGGTTCAATTGGCTCGATGTATCCACAAAAAGTGTTCAAGGGTAAGACGATGGCTGGCCACATGGGTCACGAGCGTGTTACGGTCAAGAACCTGGAAGTGGCATATGTTGATCCAGAGACCAATCTGATCGGGGTAAAGGGCGCTGTGCCTGGGCCGCGAAAAGGGCTGATCATTTTAGGAGGTAACAAGTAA
- the fusA gene encoding elongation factor G: protein MAANVPLQNFRNIGIIAHIDAGKTTTTEGILYRTGLTHKIGVVKGDGDGATTDWMAQEKERGITITSAAVTCFWKDHKINIIDTPGHIDFTAEVERSLRVLDGAVTVFDGKMGVEAQSETVWRQANKYGVPRICFVNKINQTGGDFWKSLESIHNRLSKQAFPIHIPIGFEKTINGVVDLVDMKAYTYDDYTDHELKVGEIPADMLEKAKNARALLVENAVEADDELMMKFLDQGEEAITIDELKMALRKRVLAGDFFLVTGGDGRGVIVEKLLDLMVDYLPSPLDVDEIWGKNPKTGDEVSRKPDEKEPMSALAFKIATDPFVGKLIFIRVYSGVLSSGSYVLNTTTGDKERIGRIVRMHADKREEIDKIGAGDIAAVVGLKSTGTGNTLTDPAHPIALESIEFPEPPVSIAVEPKSKADQEKMALALQRLAEEDPTFRIHTDEETGQTIMSGMGELHLDILIDRMKREFKVEANIGEPQVAFRESIKGRAEVQGKHAKQSGGRGQYGDVWVRFEPNEAGKGFEFIDEIKGGVVPQEYRPAVMKGIKETLEGGVIAGYPVVDVKATLYDGSYHDVDSSELAFSLAGSLAAREGIKQATPILLEPVMKVEVTTPEEFMGDIIGDLNSRRGRIDAMEDLMGGAKLVKAFVPLANMFGYTSDIRSMSQGRAASTMELAQYEEVPPNVAQEIIEKRNA from the coding sequence ATGGCAGCAAACGTTCCATTACAAAACTTTAGAAACATTGGTATCATTGCCCATATTGACGCCGGTAAAACGACGACCACTGAGGGTATCTTGTACCGCACTGGCTTGACACATAAAATTGGTGTAGTTAAGGGTGACGGCGACGGTGCGACCACCGACTGGATGGCGCAGGAAAAGGAGCGGGGCATTACCATTACCTCGGCGGCGGTGACCTGCTTCTGGAAAGACCATAAGATTAACATTATCGACACGCCAGGGCACATCGACTTTACTGCTGAGGTGGAGCGTTCGCTACGCGTGCTCGACGGCGCAGTGACCGTGTTTGACGGCAAGATGGGTGTTGAGGCGCAGTCTGAGACCGTCTGGCGCCAGGCTAACAAATACGGCGTGCCGCGCATTTGCTTCGTTAACAAGATCAACCAGACCGGTGGTGACTTCTGGAAATCTTTGGAATCAATTCACAATCGCTTGAGCAAACAAGCCTTTCCAATTCACATCCCAATTGGTTTTGAAAAGACGATTAACGGCGTGGTCGACCTCGTCGACATGAAAGCCTACACCTACGATGATTACACCGACCACGAGTTGAAAGTTGGCGAAATCCCGGCTGATATGCTGGAGAAGGCGAAGAATGCTCGCGCCCTGCTGGTGGAAAATGCCGTTGAGGCTGATGATGAATTGATGATGAAGTTCCTCGACCAGGGTGAGGAAGCGATTACTATCGACGAACTGAAAATGGCGCTGCGTAAGCGAGTGCTGGCTGGTGACTTCTTCTTAGTCACTGGTGGTGACGGCCGTGGTGTCATCGTGGAGAAGCTGCTTGACCTGATGGTTGACTACTTGCCAAGCCCGCTGGACGTTGACGAAATTTGGGGTAAAAATCCAAAGACTGGCGATGAAGTGAGCCGCAAGCCAGACGAAAAAGAGCCGATGAGCGCTCTCGCGTTCAAGATCGCTACTGACCCATTCGTTGGTAAATTGATCTTTATCCGCGTCTATTCCGGTGTCTTGAGCTCGGGCAGCTACGTCCTGAATACCACCACTGGCGACAAAGAGCGTATCGGCCGTATCGTGCGCATGCACGCCGACAAGCGCGAGGAAATCGACAAAATCGGTGCTGGCGACATCGCGGCAGTGGTTGGTTTGAAGAGCACCGGTACTGGTAATACCTTGACTGATCCAGCGCACCCAATTGCCCTGGAAAGTATCGAGTTCCCAGAGCCACCAGTATCCATCGCCGTTGAGCCAAAATCAAAGGCCGACCAAGAGAAGATGGCATTGGCCTTGCAGCGTCTGGCTGAGGAAGACCCAACCTTCCGCATCCACACTGACGAAGAAACTGGCCAGACGATTATGTCCGGCATGGGTGAGTTGCACCTCGATATCTTGATCGACCGTATGAAGCGCGAGTTCAAGGTTGAAGCGAACATTGGCGAGCCGCAGGTGGCCTTCCGCGAGTCAATCAAGGGCCGCGCCGAAGTCCAGGGTAAGCACGCCAAGCAGTCTGGTGGTCGCGGTCAGTACGGTGACGTTTGGGTACGCTTTGAGCCAAACGAAGCTGGCAAAGGCTTTGAATTTATCGACGAGATTAAGGGTGGCGTGGTTCCTCAGGAATATCGCCCGGCTGTGATGAAGGGTATCAAGGAAACCTTGGAAGGTGGTGTCATCGCTGGCTATCCAGTGGTTGACGTCAAGGCAACGCTGTATGATGGTTCGTACCACGATGTCGACTCCTCGGAACTAGCTTTCTCGCTAGCAGGTTCATTGGCAGCCCGCGAAGGTATCAAGCAAGCAACCCCAATCCTGCTCGAGCCAGTCATGAAAGTTGAAGTTACCACTCCAGAAGAGTTCATGGGCGACATCATCGGCGACCTGAACTCACGCCGCGGCCGCATCGACGCCATGGAAGATCTGATGGGCGGCGCCAAATTGGTCAAGGCCTTTGTGCCGCTGGCTAATATGTTTGGCTACACCTCAGACATCCGCTCGATGAGCCAGGGTCGCGCAGCCAGCACCATGGAGCTCGCGCAGTACGAGGAAGTTCCACCAAACGTAGCGCAGGAGATTATCGAAAAGCGCAACGCCTAG
- a CDS encoding YajQ family cyclic di-GMP-binding protein has product MASFSFDIVSEIDKAELNNVFMQAEKEIQGRYDFKGTSAGIDWLDDKKGFKLTGDNDWQVDAVLDIVRKKLAARGQSSKVLDLTKEKITSNLKTTWEIPFKQGLDQPTAKRIAADIRAAAPKAKPQIQGDLVRVTSASKDELQKVVGLVRENDYDTPLQCVNYR; this is encoded by the coding sequence ATGGCAAGTTTTTCATTTGATATTGTGTCAGAAATTGACAAAGCCGAGCTGAATAATGTTTTCATGCAGGCGGAAAAAGAGATCCAAGGGCGGTACGATTTTAAGGGGACGAGTGCTGGGATTGACTGGCTGGATGATAAAAAAGGATTCAAGCTCACTGGTGATAACGACTGGCAGGTTGATGCGGTGCTGGACATTGTGCGCAAGAAACTGGCGGCTCGGGGTCAGTCGAGCAAAGTCCTCGATCTCACCAAAGAAAAGATCACCTCAAATCTCAAAACCACCTGGGAAATTCCTTTCAAACAAGGCCTCGACCAGCCGACCGCCAAGCGCATCGCTGCCGACATTCGCGCTGCGGCGCCCAAAGCCAAGCCGCAAATCCAAGGCGACCTCGTCCGTGTCACCTCCGCCTCGAAAGATGAGTTACAGAAAGTCGTTGGCTTGGTGCGTGAAAATGATTATGACACGCCGCTGCAGTGCGTGAATTATCGCTAA